The following nucleotide sequence is from Synergistaceae bacterium.
TAAAACTAGTTCGGCCAATTCTAACATTGTGAATTCTCCGGGGTTACCTAAATTTACAGGCCCTGTGAAATCGTCTTTACTGTTCATCATCTTAATAATTCCGTCAACTAAATCACTCACATAACAGAAGCTCCGAGTCTGATTCCCATCGCCGTAAATTGTAATATTCTCGCCTTTCAACGCCTGAACTATAAAATTACTTACAACTCGGCCGTCATCAGGTCTCATTCTCGGCCCATAAGTGTTAAAGATTCTCACGATTTTAATATCGACTTTGTGCTGCCTGTGATAGTCAAAAAAAAGTGTCTCGGCTATTCTCTTCCCCTCGTCATAGCACGAACGAATCCCGATTGTATTTACACAGCCCCTATAGCTTTCAGGCTGGGGGTGGACTTCAGGATCTCCGTAAACTTCAGAAGTTGACGCCTGCAATATTCTAGCGCGGCATCTCTTAGCAAGTCCGAGAGTGTTTAATGCTCCCATAAAATTAGCTTTGCTTGTCTTAATCGGGTCATATTGATAGTGAATCGGCGAGGCAGGGCAGGCAAGATTATAAATTTGATCGCATTCAACGTAAATA
It contains:
- a CDS encoding SDR family oxidoreductase, whose amino-acid sequence is MSKRVLVTGGAGFIGSHLCEKLLEQGNDVICVDNLFTGQKNNIRHLMQNDYFEFIRHDIIENIYVECDQIYNLACPASPIHYQYDPIKTSKANFMGALNTLGLAKRCRARILQASTSEVYGDPEVHPQPESYRGCVNTIGIRSCYDEGKRIAETLFFDYHRQHKVDIKIVRIFNTYGPRMRPDDGRVVSNFIVQALKGENITIYGDGNQTRSFCYVSDLVDGIIKMMNSKDDFTGPVNLGNPGEFTMLELAELVLKLTGSKSKIVHMPLPQDDPTQRKPVIELAKKELNWAPTIKLEDGLIPTIEYFKKIISQ